In Erigeron canadensis isolate Cc75 chromosome 7, C_canadensis_v1, whole genome shotgun sequence, one DNA window encodes the following:
- the LOC122607264 gene encoding KIN17-like protein, which translates to MGKNDFLTPKAIANRIKAKGLQKLRWYCQMCQKQCRDENGFKCHCMSESHQRQMEVFGQNPHRIVEGYSEEFESMFLEHMKRSHRFSRVAATVVYNEYINDRHHVHMNSTQWATLTEFVKYLGKTGKCKVEETSKGWFMTYIDRDSETLFKEKLKSKRVKADVADEEKQEREIRRQIERAGQLNGGVGDAGLESEEARLLVRDDNGSEKKIKLSIGEKKSVGKEKGEGGSRFVFEEVEDVKKKAVDKKEKTVGGSALDELIREEEKAKERSNRKDYWLFEGIVVKVMSKDLAEKGYYKQKGVVRKVIDKYVGEIEMVESKHKLRVDQEELETVIPQIGGVVKIVNGAYRGSNARLVSVNTEKFCAKVQIEKGIYDGRVIQAIEYEDICKLAQ; encoded by the coding sequence atggGGAAAAACGATTTTTTAACACCAAAAGCAATAGCAAACAGAATAAAAGCAAAAGGGTTACAAAAACTTAGATGGTATTGTCAAATGTGTCAAAAACAATGTAGAGATGAAAATGGATTCAAGTGTCATTGTATGAGTGAAAGTCACCAAAGACAAATGGAGGTTTTCGGGCAAAACCCGCATAGGATAGTCGAGGGATATTCCGAGGAGTTTGAGAGCATGTTTTTGGAACATATGAAAAGGAGTCATAGGTTTAGTCGAGTAGCCGCGACTGTTGTTTATAATGAGTATATAAATGATAGACATCATGTGCATATGAATTCGACGCAGTGGGCTACGTTGACTGAGTTTGTTAAGTATTTAGGGAAGACGGGGAAGTGTAAGGTTGAGGAGACGTCGAAAGGTTGGTTTATGACCTATATTGATAGGGATTCCGAGACCCTTTTTAAAGAAAAGTTGAAAAGTAAGCGGGTTAAAGCGGATGTTGCTGATGAAGAGAAACAAGAGAGGGAGATTAGGAGGCAGATTGAACGGGCCGGGCAATTGAATGGGGGTGTAGGGGATGCGGGTTTGGAGAGTGAGGAAGCGAGGTTGTTGGTGAGAGATGACAATGGGAGTGAGAAGAAGATTAAGTTGAGTATCGGTGAGAAAAAGAGTGTTGGGAAAGAGAAGGGTGAAGGGGGGTCGAGATTTGTGTTTGAGGAAGTCGAGGATGTGAAGAAGAAGGCGGTTGATAAGAAGGAGAAGACGGTTGGTGGGTCGGCGTTGGATGAGTTGATAAGGGAAGAAGAGAAGGCGAAAGAGAGGAGTAACCGGAAAGATTATTGGTTATTTGAAGGGATCGTTGTGAAGGTGATGAGTAAAGATTTGGcggagaaagggtattataagcAAAAGGGTGTTGTACGAAAGGTGATTGATAAGTATGTCGGGGAGATTGAGATGGTTGAGAGTAAGCATAAGTTGAGGGTAGATCAAGAAGAGCTTGAGACGGTTATTCCGCAAATTGGTGGGGTTGTGAAGATTGTGAACGGTGCGTACCGTGGGTCGAATGCAAGGTTGGTTTCTGTAAATACAGAGAAATTCTGTGCCAAAGTCCAGATTGAGAAGGGTATCTATGATGGGAGAGTTATCCAAGCGATAGAATATGAAGATATATGTAAACTTGCTCAGTGA
- the LOC122609238 gene encoding uncharacterized protein LOC122609238 encodes MRDEELELTKRRRDVQMDGFCEPIGNENRRGASVLVNGSPTEKFPIQRGLRQGILWPLSCLSLLRKDSTLLLTTLSGMEKSSIIGVGVQENEVSRMALSFGCKPEKLSFKYLGIPVGGSSARINMWDPIVVKFHKRLSNWKGNLLSIGGRTTLIISVLGSLGLYFLSLYRMPKEVNNNLEAMRSKFFWGGSKNQKKIAWVKWNTVLAAKEDGGLEIGSLEAMNQALLYRWRWRALIIQPSKSLGSDY; translated from the exons ATGAGAGATGAAGAATTGGAACTTACAAAACGACGTCGTGACGTTCAGATGGATGGATTTTGCGAACCGATCGGTAATGAAAACAGACGagg AGCATCAGTTCTTGTTAATGGGAGCCCCACTGAGAAGTTTCCGATCCAGCGTGGTCTTCGCCAAGGGATCCTATGGCCCCTTTCTTGTTTATCATTGCTACGGAAGGACTCCACATTGCTTTTGACAACCTTGTCCGGAATG gaaaaatcatccataattGGTGTAGGCGTGCAGGAAAATGAGGTGTCCCGGATGGCTTTGTCTTTTGGTTGTAAACCTGAAAAATTGTCATTTAAGTATCTTGGTATACCTGTCGGAGGTAGCTCGGCCAGGATTAATATGTGGGATCCTATTGTGGTAAAATTCCATAAAAGATTATCTAACTGGAAAGGGAATCTCTTATCCATCGGTGGAAGGACTACTTTGATTATTTCGGTGCTTGGATCTCTCGGTTTATACTTTTTGTCTCTGTACCGTATGCCTAAAGAGGTGAACAACAATCTGGAAGCTATGAGATCGAAGTTCTTTTGGGGTGGttccaaaaatcaaaaaaagatTGCCTGGGTTAAATGGAACACGGTTCTGGCTGCCAAGGAAGATGGGGGTTTGGAAATCGGTAGTCTTGAAGCCATGAATCAAGCTTTACTATATAGATGGAGGTGGAGGGCTTTAATTATCCAACCCTCAAAGTCATTGGGTTCAGATTATTGA